One stretch of Streptococcus australis DNA includes these proteins:
- the secG gene encoding preprotein translocase subunit SecG, with translation MYNLLLTILLVLSVVIVIAIFMQPTKNQSSNVFDASSGDLFERSKARGFEAVMQRLTGILVFFWLAIALALTVLSSR, from the coding sequence ATGTATAACCTATTATTAACCATTTTATTAGTATTATCTGTTGTGATTGTGATTGCGATTTTCATGCAACCAACCAAGAACCAATCTAGCAATGTATTTGATGCCAGCTCAGGTGATTTGTTTGAACGTAGTAAAGCTCGTGGTTTTGAAGCTGTGATGCAACGTTTGACAGGTATTTTAGTCTTTTTCTGGCTAGCCATTGCCTTAGCATTGACGGTATTATCAAGTAGATAA
- the smpB gene encoding SsrA-binding protein SmpB: protein MAKGEGKVVAQNKKAHHDYTIVDTLEAGMVLTGTEIKSVRAARINLKDGFAQVKNGEVWLSNVHIAPYEEGNIWNQEPERRRKLLLHKKQIQKLEQETKGTGMTLVPLKVYLKDGYAKLLLGLAKGKHDYDKRESIKRREQNRDIARVMKAVNQR, encoded by the coding sequence ATGGCAAAGGGCGAGGGAAAGGTCGTCGCACAAAATAAAAAAGCGCACCACGACTATACAATCGTAGACACGCTAGAGGCAGGAATGGTGCTGACAGGAACGGAAATCAAGAGTGTACGTGCTGCACGTATCAATCTCAAGGACGGCTTTGCCCAAGTCAAAAATGGGGAGGTCTGGTTGAGCAATGTTCATATCGCTCCTTACGAAGAGGGCAATATCTGGAACCAAGAACCAGAACGCCGTCGCAAACTCCTGCTCCATAAGAAGCAAATTCAAAAATTGGAACAAGAAACCAAAGGAACAGGAATGACTCTGGTTCCCCTCAAAGTCTATCTCAAAGATGGCTATGCCAAACTCCTTTTAGGACTTGCTAAAGGGAAACATGACTATGACAAACGGGAGTCGATCAAGCGACGTGAACAAAACCGCGACATCGCGCGTGTGATGAAAGCTGTCAACCAGCGATAA
- the pepF gene encoding oligoendopeptidase F — MVLQRHEINEKDTWDLSTIYPTDQAWEEALKDLTEKVQTASQYEGHLLDSADSLLEITEFSLDLERQVEKLYVYAHMKNDQDTREAKYQEYYAKAMTLYSQLEQAFSFYEPEFMEISEEQYAAFLEAQPKLQVYKHFFDKLLQKKDHVLSQREEELLAGAGEIFGAASETFAILDNADISFPYVLDDEGKEVQLSHGTYIRLMESKNREVRRGAYEALYATYEQFQHTYAKTLQTNVKVQNYRAKVRNYKSARHAALAANFVPESVYDNLVAAVRKHLPLLHRYLNLRSKILGISDLKMYDVYTPLSSVEYSFTYEEALKKAEEALAVLGDDYLSRVKRAFSERWIDVYENQGKRSGAYSGGSYDTNAFMLLNWQDNLDNLFTLVHETGHSMHSSYTRETQPYVYGDYSIFLAEIASTTNENILTEKLLEEVEDDATRFAILNNFLDGFRGTVFRQTQFAEFEHAIHQADQNGEVLTSDFLNKLYADLNQEYYGLSKEDNPQIQYEWARIPHFYYNYYVYQYSTGFAAASALAEKIVHGSQEDRDRYIDYLKAGKSDYPLNVMRKAGVDMEKEDYLNDAFAVFERRLNEFEALVEKLGLA, encoded by the coding sequence ATGGTATTACAACGACATGAAATAAATGAAAAAGATACATGGGATCTTTCGACAATCTACCCAACAGATCAGGCTTGGGAAGAAGCCTTGAAAGATTTAACTGAAAAAGTACAAACAGCATCTCAGTATGAAGGGCATCTCTTGGATAGTGCAGACAGTTTGCTTGAGATTACAGAATTCTCACTTGACTTGGAACGCCAAGTTGAAAAGCTTTATGTCTATGCGCATATGAAAAATGACCAGGACACGCGTGAAGCCAAGTATCAAGAGTACTATGCCAAGGCAATGACCCTATACAGTCAGTTAGAACAAGCCTTTTCATTCTATGAACCTGAGTTTATGGAGATTAGCGAAGAGCAGTATGCGGCCTTCCTAGAAGCTCAACCAAAACTCCAAGTTTACAAACACTTTTTTGACAAGCTCTTGCAAAAGAAAGACCACGTTCTTTCGCAACGTGAGGAAGAATTACTTGCTGGAGCAGGAGAAATCTTTGGCGCTGCTAGTGAAACCTTCGCTATTTTGGACAATGCGGATATTAGCTTCCCATATGTCCTTGATGATGAAGGCAAGGAAGTGCAACTCTCACACGGTACATACATCCGTTTGATGGAGTCTAAAAACCGTGAAGTGCGTCGTGGTGCCTATGAAGCCCTCTATGCGACTTATGAGCAATTCCAACACACTTACGCTAAGACTTTGCAGACAAATGTTAAGGTGCAAAACTACCGCGCAAAAGTTCGCAACTATAAGAGTGCTCGCCATGCAGCCCTCGCAGCAAACTTTGTTCCAGAAAGTGTCTATGACAATCTAGTAGCAGCAGTTCGCAAGCATTTGCCACTCTTGCATCGATACCTTAACCTGCGTTCTAAAATCTTGGGGATTTCTGATCTCAAGATGTACGATGTCTACACACCGCTATCTTCAGTAGAATACAGCTTTACTTATGAGGAAGCCTTGAAGAAAGCAGAAGAAGCCTTGGCAGTCTTGGGTGATGATTACTTGAGCCGTGTTAAACGTGCCTTCAGCGAGCGTTGGATTGATGTCTATGAAAACCAAGGCAAGCGTTCTGGTGCCTACTCTGGTGGTTCTTATGATACAAATGCCTTTATGCTTCTCAACTGGCAGGACAATCTAGACAATCTCTTTACCCTTGTCCATGAAACAGGTCACAGTATGCATTCTAGCTATACTCGTGAAACTCAGCCTTATGTTTACGGGGATTACTCTATCTTCTTGGCTGAGATTGCCTCAACGACCAATGAAAATATCTTGACGGAGAAATTATTGGAGGAAGTGGAAGACGATGCAACTCGTTTTGCCATCCTTAACAACTTCTTGGACGGTTTCCGTGGAACAGTCTTCCGTCAAACTCAATTCGCTGAGTTTGAACATGCTATCCATCAAGCAGACCAAAATGGAGAAGTCTTGACAAGTGATTTCCTGAATAAACTCTACGCTGACTTGAACCAAGAGTACTATGGACTCAGCAAGGAAGACAATCCACAGATCCAATACGAGTGGGCACGCATTCCACACTTCTACTATAACTACTACGTATACCAGTATTCGACTGGTTTTGCAGCTGCTTCAGCCTTGGCTGAGAAGATTGTCCATGGTAGTCAGGAAGACCGTGACCGTTATATCGACTACCTCAAGGCAGGTAAGTCAGACTATCCACTCAATGTCATGAGAAAAGCGGGAGTGGATATGGAGAAGGAAGACTATCTCAACGACGCCTTTGCAGTCTTTGAACGCCGCTTGAATGAGTTTGAAGCCTTAGTTGAAAAATTGGGACTGGCTTAA
- the rnr gene encoding ribonuclease R — protein MKDKIKEYLQEKGRVTVNDLAQALGKDGSKDFRELIKTLSLMERKHQIRFGEDGSLTLDQKKKHEITLKGIFHAHKNGFGFVSLEGEEDDLFVGKNDVNCAIDGDTVEVVIKKVADRNKGTAAEAKIIDILEHSLTTVVGQIVLDQEKPKYAGYIRSKNQKISQPIYVKKPALKLEGTEVLKVFIDKYPSKKHDFFVASVLDVVGHSTDAGIDVLEVLESMDIVSEFPEAVLKEAESVPDVPSEKDIEGRLDLRDELTFTIDGADAKDLDDAVHIKPLKNGNIELGVHIADVSYYVTEGSALDKEALNRATSVYVTDRVVPMLPERLSNGICSLNPQVDRLTQSAIMEIDKHGRVVNYTITQTVIKTSFRMTYSAVNDILAGDEEKRQEYKKIVPSIELMAKLHETLESMREKRGALNFDTSEAKILVDKKGKPVDIVLRQRGVAERMIESFMLIANETVAEHFSKMDLPFIYRIHEEPKAEKVQKFIDYASSFGLRIYGTASEISQEALQDIMRAVEGEPYADVLSMMLLRSMQQARYSEHNHGHYGLAADYYTHFTSPIRRYPDLLVHRMIRDYGRSKEIAEHFEQVIPEIATQSSNRERRAIEAEREVEAMKKAEYMEEYVGEEYDAVVSSIVKFGLFVELPNTVEGLIHITNLPEFYHFNERDLTLRGEKSGTTFRVGQQIRIRVERADKMTGEIDFSYIPSEFDVIEKGLKQTGRKERGKSSNRRSDKEEDKRRQGRPSDKRKSLSKDKKKKGKKPFYKEVAKKGAKHGKGRGKGRRTK, from the coding sequence ATGAAAGATAAAATTAAAGAATATTTGCAAGAGAAGGGGCGAGTGACGGTAAATGACCTAGCTCAGGCTCTCGGAAAGGATGGATCCAAGGATTTCCGTGAGTTGATTAAAACCCTGTCTCTGATGGAAAGAAAGCACCAGATTCGATTTGGAGAAGATGGCAGCCTCACCTTGGACCAGAAGAAGAAACATGAAATCACCCTCAAAGGGATTTTTCATGCCCATAAAAACGGATTTGGCTTTGTCAGTCTGGAAGGTGAAGAGGACGATCTTTTTGTAGGAAAAAACGATGTCAACTGTGCCATAGACGGCGATACCGTTGAGGTGGTCATTAAGAAAGTTGCTGACCGTAACAAGGGAACAGCTGCCGAAGCCAAAATTATTGATATCCTTGAACACAGTCTGACGACAGTTGTCGGTCAAATTGTTCTGGATCAGGAAAAGCCCAAGTATGCTGGCTACATTCGTTCCAAAAATCAAAAAATCAGCCAACCAATCTATGTTAAGAAACCAGCCCTCAAACTTGAAGGGACAGAAGTTCTCAAGGTCTTTATCGACAAGTACCCAAGTAAGAAACACGATTTCTTTGTCGCTAGTGTACTGGACGTGGTAGGACACTCGACAGATGCAGGAATTGATGTCCTTGAAGTCTTAGAGTCCATGGATATTGTTTCAGAATTTCCAGAGGCTGTTCTCAAAGAGGCGGAAAGTGTGCCTGATGTTCCCTCAGAAAAGGATATTGAAGGGCGTCTTGATTTGAGAGATGAGCTTACCTTTACCATTGACGGCGCGGATGCAAAGGACTTGGACGACGCAGTTCACATCAAGCCTTTGAAAAATGGCAATATCGAACTCGGAGTTCACATCGCGGATGTTTCCTACTATGTGACTGAGGGCTCTGCCCTTGACAAGGAAGCCCTTAACCGCGCAACTTCTGTCTATGTGACAGACCGTGTAGTGCCTATGCTACCAGAACGCCTTTCAAACGGCATCTGCTCTCTCAATCCTCAAGTAGATCGCTTGACCCAGTCCGCCATTATGGAAATTGATAAACATGGCCGTGTGGTTAATTACACCATTACCCAAACAGTTATCAAGACTAGCTTCCGTATGACCTATAGTGCTGTTAATGACATCCTAGCTGGTGATGAGGAGAAGAGACAAGAGTATAAGAAAATTGTTCCAAGTATCGAACTGATGGCCAAGCTTCATGAAACTCTAGAAAGCATGCGTGAGAAACGTGGTGCCCTTAATTTTGATACCAGCGAAGCTAAGATTTTGGTGGATAAAAAAGGCAAGCCTGTGGATATCGTTCTTCGTCAACGTGGCGTTGCTGAGCGGATGATTGAGTCCTTCATGCTGATTGCCAACGAAACGGTTGCCGAGCACTTCAGCAAGATGGACCTACCTTTTATCTATCGGATTCACGAGGAGCCCAAGGCTGAAAAAGTTCAGAAGTTTATTGATTACGCTTCGAGCTTTGGATTGCGAATTTATGGGACGGCCAGTGAGATTAGCCAGGAAGCCCTCCAAGACATCATGCGTGCTGTTGAAGGTGAGCCTTATGCGGATGTATTATCCATGATGCTTCTCCGTTCCATGCAACAGGCTCGTTATTCGGAGCACAATCATGGCCACTATGGGTTGGCTGCGGACTATTACACTCACTTTACCAGTCCGATTCGCCGTTATCCAGACCTCCTTGTCCACCGTATGATTCGGGATTACGGCCGTTCTAAGGAAATAGCAGAGCATTTTGAGCAAGTGATTCCAGAGATTGCAACCCAGTCTTCCAACCGTGAGCGTCGTGCCATCGAGGCAGAGCGTGAAGTCGAAGCCATGAAAAAGGCTGAGTACATGGAAGAATACGTGGGAGAAGAGTATGATGCGGTTGTATCCAGTATTGTCAAGTTCGGTCTCTTTGTCGAATTGCCGAACACAGTTGAAGGCTTGATTCACATCACCAATTTGCCTGAATTTTATCATTTCAACGAACGTGATTTGACTCTTCGTGGAGAGAAGTCAGGAACAACCTTCCGTGTGGGACAGCAGATTCGTATTCGCGTAGAAAGAGCGGATAAGATGACAGGTGAGATTGACTTCTCTTATATCCCAAGTGAGTTTGATGTCATTGAAAAGGGCTTGAAACAAACGGGTCGTAAAGAAAGAGGGAAATCTTCCAACCGTCGTTCAGACAAAGAAGAGGACAAGAGAAGACAAGGACGTCCTAGCGACAAACGCAAGTCCTTATCAAAAGACAAAAAGAAAAAGGGTAAGAAACCATTTTACAAAGAAGTAGCTAAGAAAGGAGCTAAGCATGGCAAAGGGCGAGGGAAAGGTCGTCGCACAAAATAA
- the tehB gene encoding SAM-dependent methyltransferase TehB: MEKLIAYKRMPLWNKQTMPEAVQQKHNTKVGTWGKITVLKGTLKFIELTEEGQVLAEYLFQAGADNPMAQPQAWHRVEAATDDVEWYLEFYCKPEDYFSKKYQTNPVHSEVLEAMQTVKPGRALDLGCGQGRNSLFLAQQGFDVTAVDQNELSLEILQSIVEQEDLDMPVGLYDINSASISQVYDFIVSTVVLMFLQADRIPAIIQNMQEKTTVGGYNLIVCAMDTEDYPCSVNFPFTFKEGELADYYKDWELVKYNENPGHLHRRDENGNRIQLRFATMLAKKIK, from the coding sequence ATGGAAAAACTAATTGCCTATAAACGAATGCCCTTGTGGAATAAACAGACCATGCCTGAAGCTGTTCAGCAGAAGCACAATACAAAGGTCGGGACATGGGGGAAAATCACCGTTTTGAAAGGAACTCTCAAGTTTATTGAATTGACAGAAGAAGGTCAAGTTCTAGCTGAATATCTTTTCCAAGCAGGGGCCGACAATCCCATGGCGCAACCGCAAGCTTGGCATCGAGTAGAGGCAGCTACGGATGATGTAGAATGGTATTTGGAGTTTTATTGTAAACCTGAGGATTATTTTTCTAAGAAGTACCAGACCAATCCAGTCCATTCAGAGGTCCTAGAGGCCATGCAGACGGTGAAACCAGGAAGAGCCTTGGATTTGGGTTGTGGTCAAGGACGTAACTCTCTCTTCTTAGCCCAGCAAGGTTTTGATGTTACAGCTGTGGATCAAAATGAACTATCCCTTGAAATTTTGCAAAGCATCGTAGAGCAAGAGGATTTAGACATGCCAGTTGGACTTTATGATATCAATTCAGCCAGCATTAGCCAGGTCTATGATTTTATCGTATCGACAGTTGTTCTCATGTTCCTTCAAGCGGACCGTATTCCAGCTATCATCCAAAACATGCAGGAGAAAACTACTGTTGGGGGCTACAATCTTATCGTCTGTGCCATGGATACAGAGGATTATCCTTGCTCGGTTAACTTCCCATTCACCTTTAAAGAAGGGGAATTGGCTGACTACTACAAGGATTGGGAGTTGGTCAAGTACAATGAAAATCCAGGACATCTGCACCGTCGTGATGAAAATGGCAATCGCATTCAACTCCGATTTGCGACCATGCTAGCCAAGAAAATCAAGTAA
- a CDS encoding recombinase family protein, whose translation MSQNIINIGYARVSTHKQDLGLEVQIEALKHCDQLFIERESGSNNARPELEKALKLACDLSKEGKQVTFTIYKLDRLTRSMFKLLELIEQFNDSDIQLVSLHEKLETDSLIGRLLCMILGFVAESELENLRFRTREGLRKAKEKGVKLGAKQISKEKEERIIELYLAGESSIRTIAKTERISTSTIYKVLERNDVANNRKKVSQISC comes from the coding sequence ATGTCTCAAAACATCATCAATATCGGCTATGCACGCGTTTCAACCCACAAGCAAGATTTGGGCTTAGAGGTGCAAATCGAGGCACTTAAGCACTGCGACCAGCTCTTTATCGAACGTGAATCTGGTTCCAACAATGCACGTCCAGAACTCGAAAAGGCCTTAAAATTGGCTTGTGACCTTTCAAAGGAAGGCAAACAGGTCACTTTTACTATCTATAAGTTAGATCGCCTGACTCGCTCCATGTTCAAATTGCTAGAACTGATTGAACAATTTAATGATTCGGATATTCAGCTAGTCAGTTTACATGAAAAGCTGGAAACCGATTCGCTCATTGGTAGGTTACTTTGTATGATTTTAGGATTTGTGGCAGAAAGTGAGCTGGAAAACTTGCGATTTCGTACTCGTGAAGGACTTCGTAAAGCCAAGGAAAAAGGCGTCAAACTAGGTGCCAAGCAAATTTCGAAAGAGAAGGAGGAGAGAATTATTGAGCTGTATTTAGCAGGGGAATCAAGCATCAGAACAATTGCAAAAACAGAACGAATTTCGACCTCAACCATCTATAAAGTCTTGGAACGCAACGATGTGGCCAACAATCGAAAAAAAGTTTCGCAAATTTCTTGCTAA
- a CDS encoding PDDEXK family nuclease, which yields MTSLLVELYDRHVLEKNVYQAFISDCDEILFLSLTKISNNDKLSLRHFIMDEVSHVQRVTFRQLSLEQLANQLDYCLAGYDQVLLDVFGGDSLLALSLYQYGLDRHLPIVAMDVDRGKQYKWTASQLEKEDLDIPTLSIQQLIALRGGKMLKSKRPIHSAQQIAAIKKLASSAIANPAHWYQVTQFFSLAKTNDLHAETEKILENNGKYYLYPESVIPLLVEAGMLRIESEDKERVSYSFPSQEAQVFCRNKGHILEVYLYLLALESQLFDECMIGGEIDWNGIFPEADNVQNEIDVILRKGRSITFISCKMTDLSVEAINELEVYANHFAGESCLKLIVCTGKINPVYANRCQEYGVLVIRSEQIPNLIPMLKKYSKRVKS from the coding sequence ATGACGAGTCTTTTGGTGGAACTGTATGATCGGCATGTATTGGAAAAGAATGTCTACCAAGCCTTTATCAGTGATTGTGACGAGATTCTCTTCCTTTCTTTGACGAAAATAAGCAATAACGATAAACTTTCGCTGCGCCATTTTATCATGGATGAAGTGTCCCATGTCCAACGAGTGACCTTCCGTCAGCTGTCTTTAGAACAACTAGCGAACCAGTTAGATTATTGCCTGGCAGGCTATGATCAAGTTCTTCTCGATGTTTTTGGTGGAGATTCACTACTAGCCTTATCTCTCTATCAATATGGCTTGGATCGCCACCTCCCCATTGTGGCCATGGATGTCGACCGGGGAAAACAATACAAGTGGACAGCTAGTCAGTTGGAAAAAGAAGACTTGGATATTCCAACCCTAAGTATCCAACAGTTGATAGCCTTGCGTGGTGGAAAAATGCTCAAATCAAAACGCCCTATCCACTCAGCTCAGCAAATTGCGGCCATTAAAAAACTAGCTAGCTCTGCTATTGCCAATCCCGCCCACTGGTACCAAGTAACCCAATTTTTCTCTTTAGCTAAGACCAATGACCTGCATGCTGAAACTGAAAAGATACTGGAAAACAACGGCAAGTATTACCTCTATCCAGAATCCGTCATCCCCTTACTAGTGGAAGCGGGGATGCTTCGTATTGAAAGCGAGGACAAGGAGCGAGTAAGCTACAGCTTTCCAAGTCAAGAAGCTCAAGTCTTTTGCCGTAACAAGGGGCATATTTTAGAGGTATATCTCTATCTCTTGGCGCTCGAGTCTCAGCTATTTGATGAATGCATGATAGGTGGTGAGATTGATTGGAATGGTATCTTTCCAGAGGCAGACAATGTTCAAAATGAGATTGATGTCATTCTGAGAAAGGGGCGCTCGATTACCTTTATCTCCTGCAAGATGACAGATTTATCAGTTGAAGCCATCAATGAGCTTGAAGTCTATGCTAATCATTTTGCTGGGGAGAGTTGCCTCAAGTTGATTGTTTGTACGGGGAAAATCAATCCCGTTTATGCCAATCGTTGTCAGGAATACGGTGTGCTCGTCATTAGGAGCGAGCAAATCCCCAATCTTATTCCCATGCTAAAAAAATACTCTAAGAGAGTAAAAAGTTAA
- a CDS encoding O-methyltransferase, whose product MVESYSKNANHNMRRPVVKEEIVEFMRQRQKQVTGSLKELETFARKENIPIIPHETVAYFRFLMESLQPKNILEIGTAIGFSALLMAEHAPNAKITTIDRNPEMIGFAKENFAQFDSRKQITLLEGDAVDVLSTLTETYDFVFMDSAKSKYIVFLPEILKHLEVGGVVVLDDIFQGGDVAKDIMEVRRGQRTIYRGLQRLFDATLDNPDLTATLIPLGDGILMLRKNVENVTLPEME is encoded by the coding sequence ATGGTAGAGTCTTATAGTAAAAATGCCAATCACAATATGCGTCGTCCCGTTGTCAAGGAAGAAATCGTAGAGTTCATGCGCCAGCGTCAAAAGCAGGTGACAGGTTCCTTGAAAGAATTGGAAACCTTCGCTCGTAAGGAAAATATTCCCATTATTCCTCATGAAACAGTCGCATATTTCCGTTTTCTCATGGAAAGTCTGCAGCCCAAGAACATTTTGGAGATTGGAACGGCAATTGGCTTCTCAGCTCTCCTGATGGCGGAACATGCCCCAAATGCTAAGATTACAACGATTGACCGTAATCCTGAGATGATCGGCTTTGCCAAGGAAAACTTTGCCCAGTTTGATAGTCGCAAGCAAATCACCCTCCTAGAGGGAGACGCAGTCGATGTCTTGTCAACCTTGACTGAAACTTATGACTTTGTCTTTATGGATTCGGCCAAGTCCAAGTACATCGTCTTTCTACCTGAAATCCTCAAACACTTGGAAGTTGGTGGAGTAGTAGTCTTGGATGATATTTTCCAAGGAGGCGATGTTGCCAAGGATATCATGGAAGTCCGTCGGGGTCAACGCACCATTTACCGTGGTTTACAAAGACTGTTCGACGCAACCTTAGACAATCCAGATTTAACGGCGACTTTAATTCCACTTGGAGACGGCATTCTCATGCTACGAAAGAATGTGGAAAATGTAACTTTACCAGAAATGGAATAA
- a CDS encoding competence protein CoiA, giving the protein MFVARDSKGNLVNALEKEVTKQAYTCPACGGGLRLRQGQSIRTHFAHESLRDCMAIFENESSEHLGNKEALYHWAKKDNQVDVEYSLPAIQQVADVLVNEKLALEVQCSPLSQKLLRDRSQGYRSQGYQVIWLLGEKLWLKERLTQLQRGFLYFSQNMGFYAWELDFKKQVLRLKYLLHQDLRGKLHFLVKEFPFGQGNLLEILRFPYQKQKMSRFAVPLDSTIYHYIRQQLYYQTPYWMKKQEEAYQQGDNLLKRQLDDWYPQVRPIESGDFCQIDQDISSYYKEFFAYYQKNPKNNRQKLYPPAFYHLYFSKNVVK; this is encoded by the coding sequence ATGTTTGTAGCCAGAGATAGCAAGGGAAATTTGGTAAATGCCCTTGAAAAAGAGGTGACTAAGCAGGCTTATACCTGTCCAGCCTGTGGTGGCGGACTACGATTACGTCAAGGACAGAGCATTCGAACGCATTTTGCTCATGAATCTTTAAGAGATTGTATGGCTATTTTTGAGAATGAAAGTTCAGAACACTTGGGCAACAAAGAGGCTCTCTATCACTGGGCTAAAAAGGATAATCAGGTTGATGTAGAATACAGTCTGCCCGCGATTCAGCAGGTAGCGGATGTTCTCGTAAATGAGAAACTAGCTCTAGAGGTCCAGTGCAGTCCCTTGTCTCAAAAGCTTTTACGCGACAGAAGTCAAGGATACCGTAGTCAGGGATACCAAGTTATCTGGCTACTAGGAGAAAAACTCTGGTTAAAAGAGCGGCTTACTCAACTGCAAAGGGGTTTTCTCTATTTTAGTCAAAATATGGGTTTCTATGCTTGGGAACTAGATTTCAAAAAGCAAGTTTTGAGACTGAAATATCTTTTACATCAGGACCTACGTGGCAAGCTTCATTTTCTGGTAAAGGAATTTCCCTTTGGTCAAGGAAATCTCTTAGAGATTTTACGATTTCCTTATCAAAAACAAAAAATGTCTCGTTTTGCAGTTCCCCTAGATTCTACTATCTATCACTACATTCGCCAGCAGTTGTACTACCAAACGCCTTACTGGATGAAAAAACAGGAGGAGGCTTATCAACAAGGAGACAATCTATTAAAGCGTCAACTGGACGACTGGTATCCCCAGGTCAGACCAATAGAATCAGGAGATTTTTGTCAAATTGACCAAGATATAAGTAGCTATTATAAAGAATTTTTCGCTTACTATCAAAAAAATCCGAAAAATAATCGCCAAAAGCTCTATCCACCAGCCTTTTATCACTTATATTTCTCAAAAAATGTGGTAAAATAG
- the rpmG gene encoding 50S ribosomal protein L33, producing the protein MRVKINLKCSSCGSMNYLTSKNSKTHPDKIEVLKYCPKERKVTLHLESK; encoded by the coding sequence GTGCGAGTAAAAATTAATCTCAAATGCTCCTCTTGTGGCAGCATGAATTATCTAACTAGTAAGAACTCAAAAACCCATCCAGACAAGATTGAAGTTTTAAAGTATTGTCCAAAGGAAAGAAAAGTAACCCTACATCTTGAATCTAAGTAG
- a CDS encoding multidrug efflux MFS transporter, with amino-acid sequence MQEISWKDNLRVAWFGSFLTGASISLVVPFMPIFVEQLGIESDQVAFYAGLAISVSAVSAALISPIWGILADKYGRKPMMIRAGLAMTITMGGLAFVPNIYWLIFLRLLNGVFTGFVPNATALIASQVPKDKSGYALGTLSTGVVAGTLTGPFVGGLIAEIFGIRNVFLLVGAFLFLAAILTIFFIKEDFRPVAKEKAIPTKELFSSIKHSHLLINLFLTSFVIQFSAQSIGPILALYVRDLGQTENLLFVSGLIVSSMGFSSMMSAGVMGKLGDKVGNHRLLVAAQVYSVIIYLLCAHATSPIQLGLYRFLFGLGTGALIPGVNALLSKMTPKAGISRIFAFNQVFFYLGGVVGPMTGSVVAGQFGYHSVFYATAACVAFSCLFNLVQFRSLLKVKEI; translated from the coding sequence GTGCAAGAGATTAGTTGGAAAGATAATCTTCGTGTCGCCTGGTTCGGTAGTTTTCTAACGGGAGCCAGTATTTCCTTGGTCGTCCCTTTTATGCCTATCTTTGTAGAGCAGTTGGGAATCGAGAGTGACCAAGTTGCTTTCTATGCTGGATTAGCCATCTCAGTTTCGGCTGTTTCAGCAGCTTTGATTTCTCCTATCTGGGGTATTCTTGCTGACAAGTACGGTCGTAAACCCATGATGATTCGAGCTGGCCTTGCCATGACCATCACTATGGGAGGTTTGGCCTTCGTGCCGAATATCTATTGGTTAATCTTTCTTAGGTTACTAAATGGCGTATTTACAGGTTTCGTACCGAATGCGACAGCTTTAATAGCCAGTCAAGTCCCCAAGGATAAGTCTGGCTATGCTTTGGGGACTTTATCAACTGGAGTAGTAGCTGGAACCCTAACGGGCCCCTTTGTAGGTGGCTTGATTGCTGAAATTTTTGGTATTCGCAATGTCTTTTTATTGGTGGGTGCTTTCCTATTTTTAGCTGCAATCCTAACCATTTTCTTTATCAAGGAAGATTTTCGACCAGTGGCTAAGGAGAAGGCAATACCAACAAAAGAGTTGTTTAGTTCTATTAAACACTCTCATCTTTTGATTAATTTGTTTTTAACCAGCTTTGTCATTCAATTTTCAGCTCAATCAATTGGTCCTATCCTGGCTCTCTATGTGCGGGACTTAGGGCAGACTGAAAATCTCCTCTTTGTATCTGGTTTGATAGTATCGAGTATGGGATTTTCTAGCATGATGAGTGCTGGAGTGATGGGAAAACTAGGAGATAAGGTGGGAAATCATAGACTTTTAGTTGCAGCGCAGGTTTATTCAGTCATCATTTACCTTCTTTGTGCCCATGCAACCAGCCCCATTCAACTTGGCTTGTATCGTTTTCTATTTGGTTTGGGAACGGGTGCTCTGATACCAGGTGTTAATGCATTGCTTAGTAAGATGACTCCCAAAGCAGGCATTTCAAGGATTTTTGCCTTTAATCAAGTCTTTTTCTACCTTGGGGGTGTTGTTGGTCCCATGACTGGTTCAGTAGTAGCAGGGCAATTTGGCTACCACTCTGTTTTTTATGCGACAGCAGCCTGTGTGGCTTTCAGTTGTTTATTTAACTTAGTTCAATTTAGATCATTATTAAAAGTAAAGGAAATCTAG